From Girardinichthys multiradiatus isolate DD_20200921_A chromosome 13, DD_fGirMul_XY1, whole genome shotgun sequence:
TGAAAATCAAACTGTATTGTTTGCATAGGAATACAGTAGGTTGGATTCAGATAGTgagaatgtgttgttttttcaaTCAATCTGCACATTTAATGTGTTAAAGTTTTAAGCAACATTCCACATGTATTATATCTTTCTAAGTTATATGACATTATTCCATGCCCAAAATATAGTCTCACAACATGATTTTGCATTCTGTGCGTATGATGCATATGGTATGCATCATATTCAGGAGGACAAAGATTAGCGACTAACAGAAGGGACTTTAACATGAGTTCATTCTCCTACCACAGAAGAGCTTTACTTTGATGCACTACTTTTATCCAGAGGGCAATCAGCTAATTGGATCGCCTGTCCTTCAACATCATCAGCCAGCCCTTTTTTGTAAATGCCCATCAGATTCTGTCTGAATTGGCCTCTCACATCCAGCCCCATGCAGAAGTACAACAGTGGGTTCACACAGCTGTTAAAATAGGCAAAACCATTCGCCAAAGGCTGCCAGATTTTCAACACTGCATTCTTTTTATCCACCATCTTCAAGAGGAGCAGGCAATGGTAAGGACCCCAGCACAAGAAGAATGCaatgaccagtgatgccagtaTACGCAGGGGGCGTGACTTTCCTGAAAGGCGTGTGCGTCGGATGCCAATGCCAGCCATGATGTAACAGATAAGAATGACCATGAAGGGGAAAACAAAGCCACACAGGAACCTGTTCAAATACAAAGCATATTTGATGGTGTTGTCTCCCTCCATCTGCTTAACCTCCAAAGAACATTTGCTCATGTTGTTCTTTCCCAGGTAGACCTGTCGGTAGATGAAGTAGGGACTACTGAAGAAGATCGCTGTGATCCAGACGCAAACTGTCACCATCCTGGCTGCACATAAGGTACGCCGTCGCTTTGTAAAGACAGGCCTCCAGACACAAAGCATTCGGTCCAAACTGATCACAGCCAGCAGGAAGACGGAGCAGAACATGTTGGCGTATTTAAAGAAACCGTTGAACTTGCAGAGGAAAACTCCAAAGGGCCAATGGTCAAAGAATAGCTTCCCAGTTAGGGAGAAGATTCGTGTGATGCAGAAGATGAGGTCAGCTATTGCCAAATTCACCAGCCACACACTGGTAACCTTCAGCTTCatggaaaacacaaaatgagaaagcaaagggagagaatagaaaagaaatgttaaaaataaacacaaacaatgagCTAGTATAAACATTATACACCGATTGC
This genomic window contains:
- the LOC124879940 gene encoding formyl peptide receptor 2-like isoform X1 → MCSVSNTCSPHCTLFSYLSGKMCYLFSSCTMFSNISLPPSTAESSKNDHTNVDIEAIMDNISTILLTLTVIFGITGNSVVIWVAGFKIKLKVTSVWLVNLAIADLIFCITRIFSLTGKLFFDHWPFGVFLCKFNGFFKYANMFCSVFLLAVISLDRMLCVWRPVFTKRRRTLCAARMVTVCVWITAIFFSSPYFIYRQVYLGKNNMSKCSLEVKQMEGDNTIKYALYLNRFLCGFVFPFMVILICYIMAGIGIRRTRLSGKSRPLRILASLVIAFFLCWGPYHCLLLLKMVDKKNAVLKIWQPLANGFAYFNSCVNPLLYFCMGLDVRGQFRQNLMGIYKKGLADDVEGQAIQLADCPLDKSSASK
- the LOC124879940 gene encoding formyl peptide receptor 2-like isoform X3 is translated as MFSNISLPPSTAESSKNDHTNVDIEAIMDNISTILLTLTVIFGITGNSVVIWVAGFKIKLKVTSVWLVNLAIADLIFCITRIFSLTGKLFFDHWPFGVFLCKFNGFFKYANMFCSVFLLAVISLDRMLCVWRPVFTKRRRTLCAARMVTVCVWITAIFFSSPYFIYRQVYLGKNNMSKCSLEVKQMEGDNTIKYALYLNRFLCGFVFPFMVILICYIMAGIGIRRTRLSGKSRPLRILASLVIAFFLCWGPYHCLLLLKMVDKKNAVLKIWQPLANGFAYFNSCVNPLLYFCMGLDVRGQFRQNLMGIYKKGLADDVEGQAIQLADCPLDKSSASK